In Streptomyces chartreusis NRRL 3882, the following are encoded in one genomic region:
- a CDS encoding ABC transporter substrate-binding protein, giving the protein MFNRNRCLRRVAAIASISSLVAGCGVLSSDTPEDEGPIVVGTTSAPSTLDPAASWDSSWELFRNIYQTLLSYPTGASEPQPDAAESCGFSDSSNQVYRCELREGLKFSNGDALDAQAVKYSFDRIRKINVNGGPAGLLGSLERVQAPNDREVIFHLNKPDATFPFVLATPAMSIVSPAAYPENSLRKGSDVVGSGPYALDSYDEGKEAVLVRNDGYKGYAERRNDAVTIRYFQDSGAMVKALRDEQIDVTYRGLGAGDVVDLQSKSSNEDEIQLVEGTGTDINYLVFNPKDSWANRKAVRQAIAQVVDRAAIAHKVYKDTVDPLYSMVPKGLTGHTTGFFDDYGDPDVAKARKILTGAGINQRVPLTFWYTSDRYGSETAAEFKELERQLEDSGLFEITLKSRPWKTYVEGYRKGEYPVFGRGWFPDFPDAENFIAPFVGEQNALGTPYPAPEITGDLLPRSRRESDRANVEKEFEEAQRILVDDARLLPLWQGRQYVAASQDISGAERAMDPSTIMMMWELHRKTAW; this is encoded by the coding sequence GTGTTCAACCGGAACCGATGCCTGCGGCGGGTGGCGGCCATCGCGTCCATATCGTCCCTGGTCGCCGGGTGCGGCGTGCTGTCGTCCGACACTCCGGAGGACGAGGGGCCGATCGTCGTGGGCACCACCAGTGCTCCCAGCACGCTCGATCCCGCGGCCTCCTGGGACAGCTCCTGGGAGCTGTTCCGCAACATCTACCAGACGCTCCTGAGCTATCCGACCGGCGCGAGCGAGCCCCAGCCGGACGCCGCCGAGAGTTGCGGCTTCAGCGACTCCTCGAACCAGGTGTACCGCTGCGAGCTGCGCGAGGGTCTGAAGTTCTCCAACGGCGACGCGCTCGACGCCCAGGCCGTGAAGTACTCGTTCGACCGGATCCGCAAGATCAACGTCAACGGCGGCCCCGCCGGTCTGCTCGGCAGCCTCGAACGCGTCCAGGCGCCGAACGACCGCGAGGTGATCTTCCACCTCAACAAGCCCGACGCGACCTTCCCGTTCGTGCTCGCCACCCCTGCCATGTCGATCGTCTCCCCGGCCGCCTACCCGGAGAACTCCCTGCGCAAGGGCAGCGACGTCGTCGGCTCCGGGCCGTACGCCCTCGACTCGTACGACGAGGGCAAGGAGGCCGTCCTCGTCCGCAACGACGGCTACAAGGGCTACGCCGAGCGCCGGAACGACGCGGTGACCATCCGCTACTTCCAGGACTCCGGCGCCATGGTCAAGGCGCTGCGGGACGAGCAGATCGACGTGACCTACCGCGGTCTGGGCGCCGGTGACGTGGTCGACCTCCAGAGCAAGTCCTCCAACGAGGACGAGATCCAGCTCGTCGAGGGCACCGGCACCGACATCAACTACCTGGTGTTCAACCCGAAGGACTCCTGGGCCAACCGCAAGGCCGTGCGCCAGGCCATCGCGCAGGTCGTCGACCGGGCGGCGATCGCCCACAAGGTCTACAAGGACACCGTCGACCCGCTGTACTCCATGGTCCCCAAGGGCCTCACCGGTCACACGACGGGCTTCTTCGACGACTACGGCGACCCGGACGTCGCCAAGGCCCGCAAGATCCTCACCGGCGCGGGCATCAACCAGCGGGTCCCGCTCACCTTCTGGTACACGAGCGACCGCTACGGCTCCGAGACCGCGGCGGAGTTCAAGGAGCTGGAGCGTCAGCTCGAGGACTCCGGCCTGTTCGAGATCACCCTGAAGAGCCGCCCCTGGAAGACGTACGTCGAGGGCTACCGCAAGGGCGAGTACCCGGTGTTCGGGCGTGGCTGGTTCCCCGACTTCCCGGACGCCGAGAACTTCATCGCGCCGTTCGTCGGCGAGCAGAACGCCCTCGGAACGCCCTACCCGGCGCCCGAGATCACCGGCGACCTGCTCCCCCGGTCGCGCCGCGAGAGCGATCGCGCGAACGTGGAGAAGGAGTTCGAGGAGGCCCAGCGGATCCTCGTGGACGACGCGCGGCTGCTGCCGCTGTGGCAGGGCCGGCAGTACGTGGCGGCCAGCCAGGACATCTCGGGCGCGGAGCGGGCCATGGACCCGTCGACGATCATGATGATGTGGGAGCTGCACCGCAAGACCGCCTGGTAG
- a CDS encoding Rieske (2Fe-2S) protein: protein MTSESVQPKSGPSRRTLVAAVGAAGLTVGLTACGSDDKASDSSTEQGAGGGSSPEAGAGGAALAKTTDIPEGSGKIFKDQKVVVSQPAAGDYKAFSTICTHRDCPMVDLKDDIISCTCHGSQFSVLDGSVKKGPAVEPLEAKQISVNGDSITLA, encoded by the coding sequence ATGACCAGCGAATCAGTTCAGCCGAAGTCGGGACCGAGCCGCCGTACCCTCGTGGCGGCGGTGGGCGCGGCAGGGCTCACCGTGGGGCTGACGGCGTGCGGATCGGACGACAAGGCCTCCGACTCGTCGACCGAGCAGGGCGCCGGCGGCGGCTCGTCGCCCGAGGCGGGAGCCGGGGGCGCGGCACTCGCGAAGACCACCGACATCCCCGAGGGCAGCGGCAAGATCTTCAAGGACCAGAAGGTCGTGGTCTCGCAGCCGGCCGCGGGCGACTACAAGGCCTTTTCGACGATCTGCACCCACCGGGACTGCCCGATGGTGGACCTCAAGGACGACATCATCTCCTGCACCTGCCACGGCAGTCAGTTCTCCGTCCTCGACGGCAGCGTGAAGAAGGGTCCCGCGGTCGAGCCGCTGGAGGCGAAGCAGATCAGCGTGAACGGCGACTCCATCACGCTTGCCTGA
- a CDS encoding pyridoxamine 5'-phosphate oxidase family protein: MTVTQQRRGRKIMMTPGELDDFLTTQRTCRVATVSADGAPHVSTLWFAWDGTSMWLYSVVRSKRWTDLRRDPRVAIVVDTGEEYDELRGVELSGTAEFVGEIPRTGELRAELDVPETLFARKNFGLEEMPHDGRHAWLRLTPQKIVSWDFRKLAAQ; encoded by the coding sequence ATGACCGTCACTCAGCAGCGCCGCGGCCGGAAGATCATGATGACGCCCGGCGAGCTGGACGATTTCCTCACCACCCAGCGCACCTGCCGGGTCGCCACGGTGTCGGCCGACGGCGCCCCGCATGTGAGCACACTGTGGTTCGCCTGGGACGGCACCTCGATGTGGCTGTACTCGGTCGTGCGCAGCAAACGGTGGACCGACCTGCGGCGCGACCCCCGGGTGGCGATCGTCGTCGACACCGGCGAGGAGTACGACGAACTGCGCGGCGTCGAGCTGTCGGGCACCGCCGAGTTCGTGGGCGAGATCCCGCGCACCGGCGAGCTGCGCGCCGAACTCGACGTCCCCGAGACGTTGTTCGCCCGGAAGAACTTCGGCCTGGAGGAGATGCCGCACGACGGCCGGCACGCCTGGCTGCGTCTGACGCCGCAGAAGATCGTCTCCTGGGACTTCCGCAAGCTGGCGGCGCAGTAG
- the fabG gene encoding 3-oxoacyl-ACP reductase FabG, with protein sequence MSTTEQRVAVVTGAARGIGAATAVRLAAEGRAVAVLDLDEAACKDTVEKITAAGGKAIAVGCDVSDEAQVEAAVARITEELGAPTILVNNAGVLRDNLLFKMSVSDWDTVMNVHLRGAFLMSKACQKHMVDAGFGRIVNLSSSSALGNRGQVNYSAAKAGLQGFTKTLAKELGKFGVTANAVAPGFIATEMTKATAERVGMGFEDFKAAAATQIPVARVGEPEDIANAIAFFTGEAAGFVSGQVLYVAGGPLD encoded by the coding sequence ATGTCCACCACTGAGCAGCGGGTCGCCGTCGTCACCGGTGCCGCGCGCGGGATCGGCGCCGCCACCGCCGTACGACTGGCCGCCGAGGGCCGCGCGGTCGCCGTGCTCGACCTCGACGAGGCGGCCTGCAAGGACACCGTCGAGAAGATCACCGCCGCCGGTGGCAAGGCCATCGCGGTCGGCTGCGACGTCTCGGACGAGGCGCAGGTCGAGGCGGCCGTCGCGCGGATCACCGAGGAGCTGGGCGCACCGACGATCCTGGTCAACAACGCCGGCGTGCTGCGCGACAACCTGCTGTTCAAGATGAGCGTCTCCGACTGGGACACCGTCATGAACGTGCACCTGCGCGGCGCCTTCCTGATGTCCAAGGCATGCCAGAAGCACATGGTGGACGCGGGCTTCGGCCGGATCGTCAACCTGTCGTCGTCCTCGGCGCTGGGCAACCGCGGGCAGGTCAACTACTCGGCCGCCAAGGCCGGCCTCCAGGGCTTCACCAAGACCCTCGCCAAGGAGCTCGGCAAGTTCGGCGTCACCGCCAACGCCGTCGCTCCCGGCTTCATCGCCACCGAGATGACCAAGGCCACCGCCGAGCGCGTCGGCATGGGCTTCGAGGACTTCAAGGCCGCTGCCGCCACCCAGATCCCGGTGGCGCGCGTCGGTGAGCCGGAGGACATCGCCAACGCCATCGCCTTCTTCACCGGCGAGGCGGCCGGGTTCGTCTCCGGCCAGGTGCTGTACGTGGCCGGCGGACCGCTCGACTAG
- a CDS encoding DUF3037 domain-containing protein, whose protein sequence is MSDRHIIKGGTRDRQIYEYAVLRVVPRVERGECINAGVLVYCRAESYVGARTHLDEARLLALDPRADVAGVHAALRAVEGMCAGGSAAGQAAVDAPGRRFRWLVAPRSTIVQPGPVHTGLTTDPAAETERLLDLLVR, encoded by the coding sequence GTGAGCGACCGGCACATCATCAAGGGCGGGACGCGCGACCGCCAGATCTACGAGTACGCCGTCCTGCGCGTCGTCCCGCGCGTCGAGCGCGGCGAGTGCATCAACGCCGGGGTGCTCGTCTACTGCCGCGCCGAGTCCTACGTCGGCGCCCGCACCCACCTCGACGAGGCGCGCCTGCTGGCCCTCGACCCCCGGGCCGACGTGGCCGGCGTCCACGCCGCGCTGCGCGCCGTGGAGGGCATGTGCGCGGGCGGCTCCGCGGCCGGCCAGGCGGCGGTCGACGCCCCCGGCCGCCGCTTCCGCTGGCTGGTCGCCCCTCGCTCCACGATCGTCCAGCCCGGCCCCGTCCACACCGGCCTGACCACGGACCCGGCGGCGGAGACCGAACGTCTGCTGGACCTGCTGGTGAGGTGA
- the ung gene encoding uracil-DNA glycosylase: protein MTDIAMLPESWRGVLGDELQQPWFKELTEFVEEERAKGPVYPPREEVFAALDATPYERVKVLILGQDPYHGEGQGHGLCFSVRPGVRIPPSLRNIYKEMHEELGTPIPDNGYLMPWARQGVLLLNAVLTVRGGEANSHKGRGWERFTDAVIRAVAGRPDPAVFVLWGNYAQKKLPLIDESRHVVVKGAHPSPLSAKKFFGSRPFTQINAAVAAQGHEPIDWTIPNLG from the coding sequence GTGACCGACATCGCCATGCTGCCCGAGTCCTGGCGCGGGGTTCTGGGTGACGAGCTGCAGCAGCCCTGGTTCAAGGAGCTGACGGAGTTCGTCGAGGAGGAGCGGGCGAAGGGTCCCGTCTATCCGCCGCGCGAGGAGGTCTTCGCCGCGCTGGACGCCACGCCGTACGAGAGGGTGAAGGTCCTGATCCTCGGTCAGGACCCGTACCACGGCGAGGGGCAGGGGCACGGGCTGTGCTTCTCGGTCCGGCCCGGTGTGCGGATCCCGCCGTCCCTGCGGAACATCTACAAGGAGATGCACGAGGAGCTGGGCACGCCGATCCCGGACAACGGCTATCTGATGCCGTGGGCGCGGCAGGGCGTCCTGCTGCTCAACGCGGTGCTCACCGTTCGCGGCGGTGAGGCCAACTCGCACAAGGGCCGGGGCTGGGAGAGGTTCACCGACGCGGTCATCCGCGCGGTGGCCGGCCGGCCCGACCCGGCCGTGTTCGTGCTGTGGGGGAACTACGCGCAGAAGAAGCTCCCGCTGATCGACGAGTCGCGGCATGTGGTGGTCAAGGGCGCGCATCCCTCGCCGCTGTCGGCGAAGAAGTTCTTCGGCTCGCGTCCGTTCACGCAGATCAACGCGGCGGTGGCGGCGCAGGGGCACGAGCCGATCGACTGGACGATTCCGAACCTGGGCTGA
- a CDS encoding HipA family kinase, whose amino-acid sequence MLNEVTATRYITPLREGGSLPGLVEGDDFGTYVLKFTGAGQGRKTLVAEVVCGELARRLGLRVPRLVTVELDAELGLGEPDQEVQSLLRSSGGTNLGMEFLSGALGFDPLAFPVSPGEAGRIVWFDALVNNVDRSWRNPNLLMWRGELWLVDHGATMIWHHNWPGAQASAARPYDASDHALAPFRPDVAAAAAELAPRVTEELLADVTARIPDAWLTGEPGFGTPDELRRAYARPLLARAAVIHDRIQGIT is encoded by the coding sequence ATGTTGAACGAGGTCACCGCGACCCGCTACATCACGCCCCTGCGTGAGGGCGGTTCGCTGCCGGGACTCGTCGAGGGCGACGACTTCGGGACGTACGTCCTGAAGTTCACCGGCGCGGGACAGGGGCGCAAGACACTCGTCGCCGAGGTGGTCTGCGGGGAACTCGCCCGCCGGCTCGGGCTGCGGGTGCCACGCCTGGTCACGGTCGAGCTCGACGCGGAGCTGGGGCTCGGCGAACCCGACCAGGAGGTGCAGAGCCTGCTCAGGTCCAGCGGCGGCACCAACCTCGGCATGGAATTCCTCTCCGGCGCGCTCGGCTTCGACCCGCTCGCCTTCCCGGTGAGTCCCGGGGAGGCCGGGCGGATCGTCTGGTTCGACGCGCTGGTCAACAACGTCGACCGGTCCTGGCGCAACCCCAATCTGCTGATGTGGCGGGGCGAGCTGTGGCTCGTCGACCACGGGGCGACCATGATCTGGCACCACAACTGGCCCGGCGCGCAGGCCTCCGCGGCCCGTCCCTACGACGCCTCCGACCATGCCCTGGCGCCCTTCCGGCCCGATGTCGCCGCCGCAGCGGCCGAGTTGGCGCCCCGGGTCACCGAGGAACTGCTGGCCGACGTCACCGCGCGGATCCCGGACGCCTGGCTGACGGGGGAGCCCGGCTTCGGTACGCCGGACGAGCTGAGGCGGGCCTATGCACGGCCGCTGCTCGCACGGGCCGCCGTCATCCACGACCGCATCCAGGGGATCACGTGA
- a CDS encoding SDR family oxidoreductase, producing MTELSGKVALVTGASRGIGYGVAEALVARGDRVCITGRNEDALKEAVEQLGADRVIHVAGKAHDEAHQAVAVERTMEAFGRVDFLVNNAGTNPVFGPIADLDLNVARKVFETNVVSALGFAQKTWHAWQKDNGGAIVNIASVAGLSPSPFIGAYGVSKAAMINLTLQLAHEFAPKVRVNAIAPAVVKTKFAQALYEGREEEAAAAYPLGRLGVPSDIGGAAAFLTSGQSDWVTGQTLVVDGGIFLNAGTG from the coding sequence ATGACTGAACTCTCCGGCAAGGTCGCGCTCGTCACGGGCGCCAGCCGCGGCATCGGCTACGGCGTCGCCGAGGCGCTCGTCGCACGCGGCGACCGCGTGTGCATCACCGGCCGCAACGAGGACGCTCTGAAGGAGGCCGTCGAGCAGCTCGGCGCCGACCGCGTGATCCACGTCGCGGGCAAGGCGCACGACGAGGCCCACCAGGCCGTCGCCGTCGAGCGCACGATGGAGGCCTTCGGCCGCGTCGACTTCCTGGTCAACAACGCCGGCACGAACCCGGTGTTCGGGCCGATCGCCGACCTCGACCTGAACGTCGCCCGCAAGGTCTTCGAGACCAACGTCGTCTCGGCGCTGGGCTTCGCCCAGAAGACCTGGCACGCCTGGCAGAAGGACAACGGCGGCGCGATCGTCAACATCGCCTCCGTCGCGGGCCTGTCGCCCTCGCCGTTCATCGGCGCGTACGGCGTCAGCAAGGCGGCGATGATCAACCTGACGCTGCAGCTCGCGCACGAGTTCGCGCCCAAGGTGCGGGTCAACGCGATCGCCCCGGCCGTCGTGAAGACCAAGTTCGCCCAGGCGCTGTACGAGGGCCGGGAGGAGGAGGCCGCCGCGGCCTACCCGCTCGGCCGGCTCGGTGTGCCCTCCGACATCGGCGGCGCGGCGGCGTTCCTCACCTCCGGGCAGTCCGACTGGGTCACCGGCCAGACGCTCGTCGTGGACGGCGGCATCTTCCTCAACGCCGGCACGGGCTGA
- a CDS encoding tetratricopeptide repeat protein, translated as MAVERQGQAAPDAVPTRIGQVVMLHHAGDREEARQRFLDLWAEIGEHGDPLHRCTLAHYLADTQDDPADELAWDLRALTAAEEITDAGTTSGEGALVVRALYPSLHLNLAADYDRLGHRDAARAHLRRARGAATALTDDPYGEGVRAAISRLESRLGEDGGGTWAPPRQRP; from the coding sequence GTGGCCGTGGAGCGACAGGGACAGGCGGCGCCGGATGCCGTGCCGACGCGGATCGGGCAGGTCGTCATGCTGCACCACGCCGGGGACCGGGAGGAGGCCCGGCAGCGGTTCCTGGACCTGTGGGCGGAGATCGGGGAGCACGGCGACCCGCTGCACCGCTGCACCCTCGCCCACTACCTGGCCGACACGCAGGACGATCCCGCCGACGAACTGGCCTGGGACCTGCGCGCGCTGACGGCGGCGGAGGAGATCACCGACGCCGGGACCACCTCGGGGGAGGGGGCCCTCGTGGTGCGCGCGCTCTACCCCTCGCTGCACCTCAACCTGGCCGCCGACTACGACAGACTCGGCCACCGCGACGCCGCCCGCGCACACCTGCGGCGGGCGCGGGGAGCGGCCACGGCCCTCACCGACGACCCCTACGGCGAGGGCGTCCGGGCGGCCATCAGCCGACTGGAGTCCCGGCTGGGCGAGGACGGCGGGGGGACGTGGGCACCGCCGAGGCAGCGGCCGTGA
- a CDS encoding cysteine hydrolase, with product MPAYTELSELLDPRTTVLLTVECQEGVVGADSALPELAAQARAGGVLANIARLVDAAHRGGVQVVHAIAERRPDGRGASRNARLFRAAERLPVQQVSGTPAVRVATPIEVAEEDLVVRRLHGLSPLQGTDVDPLLRNLGCRTLIVTGVSANVAVPNAVFDAVNRGYTAVVPADAIAGVPFDYTPAMIRHTLALVATVATTDEVLASLERPGGVRQA from the coding sequence GTGCCCGCGTACACAGAGCTCAGCGAACTCCTCGATCCGCGGACCACCGTGCTGCTCACCGTCGAGTGCCAGGAGGGCGTCGTCGGAGCGGACAGCGCACTGCCGGAACTCGCCGCGCAGGCACGCGCCGGCGGGGTGCTCGCCAACATCGCGCGGCTGGTGGACGCCGCCCACCGAGGAGGCGTCCAGGTCGTCCACGCCATCGCCGAGCGCCGCCCCGACGGTCGCGGGGCCAGCCGCAACGCCCGCCTGTTCCGGGCCGCCGAACGCCTGCCCGTCCAGCAGGTGTCCGGCACGCCGGCGGTGCGGGTCGCAACCCCGATCGAGGTCGCCGAGGAGGACCTCGTCGTACGGCGCCTGCACGGGCTGTCGCCCCTCCAGGGCACCGACGTCGACCCGCTGCTGCGCAACCTCGGCTGCCGCACGCTGATCGTCACCGGGGTCTCGGCCAACGTGGCCGTTCCCAACGCCGTGTTCGACGCCGTGAACCGCGGCTACACCGCCGTCGTCCCGGCGGATGCCATCGCGGGAGTGCCGTTCGACTACACCCCCGCGATGATCCGCCACACCCTCGCGTTGGTCGCCACGGTCGCGACCACGGACGAGGTGCTGGCGTCTCTGGAGCGTCCGGGTGGGGTCAGGCAAGCGTGA